The nucleotide sequence CATCGGCATGTTGCTGTTCTTCATGCTGACGTCGGCGTTGCGCGCCGCCGGCGATGCCCGCACGCCGCTGCGTCTCGGCGTGACGATGACGGTGCTCAATCTGGTGCTCAACCTGATCCTGATTCGTGGCCTCGGCCCGATCCCAGCCCTCGGCACGGCGGGCTCGGCGCTGGGAACGGCGATCGCCTCGAGCACGGTCAGTGCCTTCGCGCTCTACCAGCTGTTCAAGGGCCGCCTCGTGTTCAAGGTGTCGCTTCAGATGGACTGGCGGCCCGACTGGACCATCATCCGATCGCTCTTTCGTTTCGGGTTGCCCACCGGCGTCCAGGGCATTGCGATGAACGTGGCCGGGGTGATGATGTTGCGCTACATCGGTTCGCTGCAACAGAGCGCCGCCGCCCAGGCCGCCTTCACCATCGGCTACACCGAGCTGTTCTCGATGATCACGTGGACGTCAGTGGGCCTGATGGGCGCGGCCGCGACCGTCGCCGGGCAGAATCTGGGCGCCGGGCATCCCGAGCGCGCCATGTCGGGCGTGCATGCGGCGTCCCGCATCGGCCTCGCCGTGGCCGCGGTGGTGGGTCTGGCGTTCGTCACGCTGCCACAGGTGCTGCTGGGCGCCTTCGGCGCCACGGACGCGGCGGTGGCCACGATCGGTCGACAACTGCTGCAGTACCTCGCGGTCTCGGGTTTCTTCATCACCGTGGCGCTCACCTACACCGGCGGGCTCCAGGGCACCGGCGACACGCGCAGCCCGCTCTTCATCACGCTCGCCTCGCAGGTGGCCGTGCCGATCGGGATGTGCACGATCATCCAGGCCACGCGGCCGCTGGTGGCCGGCGACATCTGGCTGGCCATCGTGCTGGGCCACTTCACGCGCTGCGTGCTGACGGTGTATCGCTTCCGCCAGGGCAAGTGGCGGAGCATCGTCGTCGCCCACTGATCAACTCACCAGCGCAGAACCCTCTTGCCCCGCCAGATGGGCCCTTCCTGCACGTAGCGCCATTCCGGGTTCTGGTGAAAGTCTCGCAGCGAGTTCAGGACGCCGTCGAACACCGGCACTGACTCGTCGTCGCACTCGAAGTAGGTCACGAAATCGAACTCGCCCGGGCGCTCGTAGCCATCGGGGTTGTGATACACGCGGCGGAACAGCGCCGGAATACCGCGTTCGGCGGCGACCGCGTGGCCCTTCACGGGACAGGCGCTCGCGTGATCGACGTGCGGATAGAAGTAGGCGTGCCGCTCGAGCACGCTCTTCTGCCACCATTCGGGTGTCTTGCGAATCGGCACGATGATGGCGTTGCGGGTGACGCGGCCCGAACGGCGCGGCGGCCCGTTCTTGTTCGCGTAGTGCACCAGCTCGGGACTGGAATAGCGGGGGCTGCGCACGGCGCCGTCAAGCGCCAGTAATTCGGCCGTATCGCCGATGCGCCGGAGCAGTTCCTCTTCGACTTCCTGCAGCCGCGGCCGGTACTTGCTCGACACCTGCACGAGGTGGCGGGCCTTGTTGATGCAGGGGCCCACGCAGGTCGGTTCCGGCTGGGGCAGCTCGCCGTCGCGCACGAAGAACTGGATGGTCTCGAAGGGTTGCGCCTGGGTCTCGCGGCTGTCGTCGATGTCGAAGTCGTTGAAGAAGCCGCGGGCGATGTTGCCGCCCGCCGTCCGCAACCGCGCGCCATGGGCGTCGTCGTCGGTGCGCGCCATTACGAACAGAAACTTCGTGTAGGCCAGGTTGGCCCCCACGCCGTTGCCGTCCCGCTGGCCGCAGCCACCGCTTTGTCCCATGACAGACCGGCTATCGGTTACAGGCAGGGGTGACTGTATGAGCCAGCGCAGAACTGTGCAGTCCTGGCCTGGCGGCAGGGCACCCTCAGGTAGGGCACCCCTTCATGGGGTGCCGCGGGCCGCTTCCAGAATGAACCGGTCGATGGCTTGCGCCAACCCCGCTTCGTCGTTCGTGCCGGTCACGTGAAAAGTGGCCTGCTTGAGCTCGGGCTCGGCGTTGCCCATCACCACGCCGACGCCGGCCCACTCGAGCATGTCGCGATCGTTGTGGTTGTCGCCGACCGCCATCACCTCCGCCTGCGCGATGCCGAACCGCCCGGCCACCGCCGCCAGGCCAGAGCCCTTCGTGGTGCCCGCCCCGCAGACGTCCACCATTGAAAAATCGCGCTGAGGGTATTCGGTCAGCATCACCTCGAGCCGCGGCGACACCGGATGCGCGGCCAGGCAGGCCGCAATCGCGCGCATGGTCTCGACACCGCCGTTGAAGGCAATCTGCACGGGGTCCTCGGTCACCGCGTCTTCGAGGCGATCGACCGCCTGGATGATCGCGTCGTTGCGCTGCTTGAAGCGCGATCGATTGGGGTGGGTCCAATCCATCCGGTCGTAGACCAGCTGCCCGGCCGCCGGCCGGTCGAACACGCACGCCGTGTCGCCCCGCCACTCGATCGTCGCCGCGAGCACCTGGTGGGCGACCGCCTGCGGCAGCAGCCGCCGCATCAACGTGTCTCCAGCGCGCGAGCGCGC is from Vicinamibacterales bacterium and encodes:
- a CDS encoding MATE family efflux transporter: MSDPVQKKNSPFDRSLVEGPIGPAVWKLAWPTMLQNVIAGLQGVVDHILVGHLIGYTGNAAIGVSWQIFLVVIVFIASLFTGQAVLISRYVGAGDVDRVNKTVQQALLTAIAMYAVMGPIGFFFAPTLLDLVNASGEVRALALPFLRINFALSIGMLLFFMLTSALRAAGDARTPLRLGVTMTVLNLVLNLILIRGLGPIPALGTAGSALGTAIASSTVSAFALYQLFKGRLVFKVSLQMDWRPDWTIIRSLFRFGLPTGVQGIAMNVAGVMMLRYIGSLQQSAAAQAAFTIGYTELFSMITWTSVGLMGAAATVAGQNLGAGHPERAMSGVHAASRIGLAVAAVVGLAFVTLPQVLLGAFGATDAAVATIGRQLLQYLAVSGFFITVALTYTGGLQGTGDTRSPLFITLASQVAVPIGMCTIIQATRPLVAGDIWLAIVLGHFTRCVLTVYRFRQGKWRSIVVAH
- a CDS encoding Cof-type HAD-IIB family hydrolase, translating into MVRLLALDIDGTLLDSTGRVPAANLDAIHRAAHRGVHIVVATGRSFHFALQALGDLPDAITLLVYNGAIARSRAGDTLMRRLLPQAVAHQVLAATIEWRGDTACVFDRPAAGQLVYDRMDWTHPNRSRFKQRNDAIIQAVDRLEDAVTEDPVQIAFNGGVETMRAIAACLAAHPVSPRLEVMLTEYPQRDFSMVDVCGAGTTKGSGLAAVAGRFGIAQAEVMAVGDNHNDRDMLEWAGVGVVMGNAEPELKQATFHVTGTNDEAGLAQAIDRFILEAARGTP